The Ranitomeya variabilis isolate aRanVar5 chromosome 7, aRanVar5.hap1, whole genome shotgun sequence DNA window TTACTATAAAGGAGACAGAGCCCCTATGAACCAATGGTcaactactctagaccaccaggactaTTACAGGGACACATCATATGCAAAAGATTCATAGGAAAAGTTGGAAAGGGGGTATAATTTTGGGCGTAGACACATTTAACGACCCCTCTTTGCCCGCGTCTTCCTTTTTCGGATTGTTATGCAACCATTTGGGAACACGCAGAAGGCAGCGTGAAGTCTCTCGGTGAAGGTGGCAGAGAAGCTAAACAAGTGTCTGAATTGATCGTTGAGCTGATAAAACGATATTAGTCCGGATTCATAGTTCACATACACCCCGAGCAGCTTGACGGGAGAGTTCACAGTCACTTCTTGCCTCTCGTTATTATGCAGAGCAGAAAGGCTTTGGCGGCACTCCAGACCCCACGACTTGTCGTTATACCCTATGTAGGCGTCACTGGTCAGCGCTTTCCGGCCCATGCTATGGTAAGCCACTCCGATAATCCATTCCTCGGCTTTGCTGACATCCACTTTCCAATAACTCTGCGTTGAAAGGCTACAGGCGCTCAGAAGCTGGCAGACGGTAAAGCGCTCCGGCCCGTCCGGATGCCCCTGGTGGGCGCCGATATTGGAGGCCGATCTGCGGTCAGGCGATACGTGTATATCCTTACAGGCGGTGTTTACGTCCAGGATTATGTCCAAGGTCTTTGGCTCGGGCATTATTTGAATTAATTCCGAAAACATATGAACCATGCCGGACAAGCACTTCTTAAAAGTCAAACTGATGGGCGTTTCATCCCAAAACATTGCAGCGCTATCACTTTGCAATTTCCCGTCCTCTATTTCAGGCTCCAACTGTGACATCACTAGAGGACCGCCCACGAGGAGCCGCTCCTGCGTCTCATGTACCCTCCTGGACAGCTCGTGCTTCCTTAACTCCAGCTCCTCCATTAATTTGGAGACCTGCACCAGCGCGTGCTCCTTTTTCCTAGAGATTTCCCCCAGAACAATCTTCCGGGATCTCCTGATATCTTTTTCGATCATGGTAAAAAATGTGTTTAAGACGATTTCCAGAGCCTGTGAGCTTTCCTGAATTTTACTTTTCTGTTCGTTGAGGCCATGGAGCCTTTTTTCGGTGGCATCTTGCTCCCTGCTTAGCTCCAAGAGAGAACGTTGTAGTTTGTTGCGAGAAGCCCTTTGTAGGTGCTGCACTATGTTTCGCAGCTTCAGGTTTCGCTGCAGGGCGGGACGTTGGAGAAACACTGCATTGCACTCGGGACATTTAAAGTCTGTAGATCCATTGGGAAAATCCAGGGCACGATTAATGCACTCCTGGCAGAAGTTGTGCCCACAGCTCAGCATCACGGGGTCATCATAGAGGTCCAGACAGATGGGGCAGATCAGCTCGGCGCTCAGCGACTCCATTGTGGCAAAAATCAATCAAAAGCCCGATAACAGCAGCTGGCAATACCGGATCTAACGCAGATCTCCTGTTGCACTCACTCCAGAGGCGTCAACCATTAAACCCAGGAAACAAGGACTCATATTTCCAGTTCTACCAGTTAAAAATGAAAGCAAAATATGCAGAAGTGATGACGCAGCAGAAAATGCAGCCGAGGATTATTGCCTTTACTTCCGTTAATGTGCGGTACATTATGCAGCCAAAATTACATTCACCTCTGACCATCATGGGTGTTTAAGAAGTCCGCTCATCTcacctgacatgtctgttttaatAAATGCTTTTATTAGCAATGAATATAAGACATCTAGAGCAGCTTTTCTTTATAACAGTATGTTCACACTTAGTTGATTTAATCAAAACACTTCTGCAGCAAATCTACACAAAATCGTGTTGCAAATTAGCGACTTCCACCACGACCCCTTTAAGTGACATTCCTAGAGCCCCTGAGTAGCAGAATGTGGCGAAACCAGCACAGAAGTCCTGCTAGGAGGGTAGAAATCCCTCACAAAGTGGATTATAttctatatttttaaattttttttttttttttttaaatatttcttcACATCTGCATCAGATCCGTAACAATCTCAGATATTTTTTCCTGCAAACTTAAGCCACTTAGGTCTATAGGTAAGATATGCAAATTGAAAACGACGCACACAAAAAACATCGGCAAAATTGACATGGATTGCAAAATCTGCAAAAACAGATCAAATTTTGACCTTAAAATAAAAGGCAGCatgtagatgaaaaaaaaaaaaatctggtgaaacaaaaacttggacagaaaggaGTTGGATCTCAGGGCTCCAGTCCAGGGCTCCGCTCACCTCCTGAAGCAGAAGCGATTACCCCTTAAGAATGGATCTATCAACAGATTTCTCTAATACAAAGTAATGCTAGTACATTATTATTAGATAGATCTcttggacctgatgaggctggtgtacttactttgcaaACAACATGTCAGACGTATTAAAATGAGCATTTGATAACTGAAACATGCGACAACCAACGATTATGTAATAGTAACCCCCCAAAaatagttagaaaaaaaaaatgacatgtttctttatttAGTAGAAAATGTCTTTATTTCACATAATCATACGGGTAACGTCATGTTCTCAGTTTCATCCGTCTCTCGTCTCCTGTGGTTAATCCATAACCAATAAGATACATATTATATAGCAAAGCTCTGGGATTACAGCTCATCTGGCATCCAACACCGACCCCATCCCATGTGCCGGATTATCGGAGATTGTATGAAGCGGATATTGGATAATGCAAACATATGAGGGTCTCCATGTCAGCCATACATCCGCTCAGAGGGTCAGACGTCGGGCGATGCCTGGAGGTTACTCTGTAATTTCTCCATTAGCAGCAGGCCACTCATGGCAAGACGACGACAGTCTTCATCAGCGTCTGTCTCTGctatatctaaaaaaaaataaatgaataaaaaaagtaaattgtgtatctaatatataaagctgaatgtgtgtgtgtgtgtatgtatgtatgtatgtatgtatgtccgggattggcatctgaaccgtagcagctacagccacaaaattttgcacagtcacacgtctggaccccgagagcgtcataggctatgttgtgaggtgaaattttaaccccgcgctttccaattcaccaaacaattttgcccctatctacataatggggaaaaagtgaaaggaaaagtgttggaggcgtcgcagctacaggcacaaaattttgcacagtcacacgtctggaccctgagagcgtcaaagctatattgtgaggtgaaattttaaccccgcactttccaagtcaccaaacaattttgcccctatctacataatggggaaaaaatgaaaggaaaagtgttggaggcaaattaacagctgccagatgtgaacaagggggacttaaagaatgagagtgatggcgccaaagagtatatactgtacagttgctaaggtggggccccgacatgggataatcacaccaccacggggatatgaacacacacacaaaatgcgccacacactaccacgtgctcgaacacatataccaccctcagtgcacatttcaccacacatacaccaacctcgccacataaaagtagaaacacaaaagtcgccgctcaaaactcgccacgcgcaaaactctccacatgcaaaactcgccacacgtgcaaaactcgccacacgcaaaacttgcacacgcagaaaaattgccacacgcagaaaaattgccacatgcacaaaagttgcaacacatgcaaaagttgcctcacacaaaacttgcacatactcaaaaggcaccacacataaaactcgccacgcgcaaaactcgccatgcgcaaaacttgctgcacacaacttgctacactaacctgtcacatgcaactcgacacacaaaaagttgctacacgcatgtcgccacacaaaactcatctcacaaaagtccctacatgcatgtcgccacacgcaactcaacacacacaacttgacacacgaaactcgccctaaaacacacacaagtctggtatccttcaaaaataaaaatctgattaataagcagacaaactacaagagcaacaaatgtaccatataggaatccggcagctgtcagtcacatgaccagtctattatgtgtatgtgtgagctaatatatactgccagggggtgggcttactgttggctggggatttatcaggctgccattttagcttacaaatactgaggtaaaaatactgaccaaataacgtgtgaacgagggctaatacaggaggagatgacatacagatatatactatatacaggaggagatgacacaggtatatactatttacaggggagatgacacacaggtatatactatatacaggaggagatgacacacagatatatactatatacaggagagatgacacacaggtatatactatatagaggaggagatgacatacaggtacatactacatacaggaggagatgacatacaggtatatactatatacaggaggagatgacacacaggtatatactatatacaggagcagattacctacaggtatatagtatatacaggaggagatgacacaggtatatgctatgtataggaggagatgacatacaggtatatactatatacaggagatgacacacagatatatactatatataggtgagatgacacacaggtatatactatatacaggaggagatggcatacagctatatactatatacaggagatgacacacaggtatatactatttacaggggagatgacacacaggtatatactatatacaggaggagatgacacacagatatatactatatacaggagagatgacacacaggtatatctaatatataaagctgaatgtgtgtgtgtgtgtatgtatgtatgtatgtatgtatgtccgggattggcatctgaaccgtagcagctacagccacaaaattttgcacagtcacacgtctggaccccgagagcgtcataggctatgttgtgaggtgaaattttaaccccgcgctttccaattcaccaaacaattttgcccctatctacataatggggaaaaagtgaaaggaaaagtgttggaggcgtcgcagctacaggcacaaaattttgcacagtcacacgtctggaccctgagagcgtcaaagctatattgtgaggtgaaattttaaccccgcgctttccaagtcaccaaacaattttgcccctatctacataatggggaaaaaatgaaaggaaaagtgttggaggcaaattaacagctgccagatgtgaacaagggggacttaaagaatgacagcgatggcaccaaagagtatatactgtacagttgctaaggtggggccccaacatgggataatcacaccaccacggggatatgaacacacacacaaaatgcgccacacactaccacgtgctcgaacacatataccaccctcagtgcacatttcaccacacatacaccaacctcgccacataaaagtagaaacacaaaagtcgccgctcaaaactcgccacgcgcaaaactctccacatgcaaaactcgccacacgtgcaaaactcgccacacgcaaaacttgcacacgcagaaaaattgccacacgcagaaaaattgccacatgcacaaaagttgcaacacatgcaaaagttgcctcacacaaaacttgcacatactcaaaaggcaccacacataaaactcgccacgcgcaaaactcgccatgcgcaaaacttgctgcacacaacttgctacactaacctgtcacatgcaactcgacacacaaaaagttgctacacgcatgtcgccacacaaaactcatctcacaaaagtccctacatgcatgtcgccacacgcaactcaacacacacaacttga harbors:
- the LOC143785616 gene encoding nuclear factor 7, brain-like, with protein sequence MESLSAELICPICLDLYDDPVMLSCGHNFCQECINRALDFPNGSTDFKCPECNAVFLQRPALQRNLKLRNIVQHLQRASRNKLQRSLLELSREQDATEKRLHGLNEQKSKIQESSQALEIVLNTFFTMIEKDIRRSRKIVLGEISRKKEHALVQVSKLMEELELRKHELSRRVHETQERLLVGGPLVMSQLEPEIEDGKLQSDSAAMFWDETPISLTFKKCLSGMVHMFSELIQIMPEPKTLDIILDVNTACKDIHVSPDRRSASNIGAHQGHPDGPERFTVCQLLSACSLSTQSYWKVDVSKAEEWIIGVAYHSMGRKALTSDAYIGYNDKSWGLECRQSLSALHNNERQEVTVNSPVKLLGVYVNYESGLISFYQLNDQFRHLFSFSATFTERLHAAFCVFPNGCITIRKRKTRAKRGR